The following are from one region of the Corylus avellana chromosome ca1, CavTom2PMs-1.0 genome:
- the LOC132173757 gene encoding beta-glucosidase 17-like has product LAEKIADSPDAKNADVACDFYHRYKEDVQLLKTIGVDSFKFSISWSRVLPKGKVSGGVNSQGVKFYNDLINELLSNGIKPLVFLMHNDPPQALEDEYDGPLSTNFVNDFQDYADFCFKTFGDRVKLWATMNEPISISINGYSTSTFPPGRCSSYVPNCTAAGNSATEPYIVGHNLLLAHGAAVKVYKDKYQPYQKGKIGVTTYSTWMEPKYNTSSSREATSRYIDFVFGWFVHPVIFGDYPERIKSVLGNRLPKFTEAQSKLVKGSLDFLGISYYSAGYAENLASANGVNVTFWTDVHAKTTSIHPILCTHDMMDIVDGSEPRPLKKIIDVEGKEIPNPEGPPLGHSPFTNQQYSRGSALHNQGNQSLNRQYNQGPLQQASNFLHGSRASCQICGRTNHLAIDCYHQMNYAFQGKNPPTQLAAMVAHTNFTNEEQQWLTDSRANAPITNQLENLQIQQPFQQTEKVAIGKGTGLQIETLAEL; this is encoded by the exons TTGGCAGAAAAAATTGCGGATAGTCCTGATGCTAAAAATGCAGATGTAGCCTGTGACTTTTATCATCGATATAAG GAGGACGTACAACTGTTGAAAACGATTGGAGTTGACTCATTCAAATTTTCTATCTCATGGAGCAGAGTATTACCAA AGGGCAAAGTAAGCGGGGGAGTGAACTCACAAGGTGTCAAATTCTACAATGACCTCATCAACGAGCTCTTGTCCAATG GTATCAAGCCCTTAGTGTTTCTCATGCACAATGATCCTCCTCAAGCACTTGAAGATGAATATGATGGACCTTTAAGTACCAACTTTGT GAATGATTTTCAAGATTATGCGGATTTTTGCTTCAAAACTTTTGGTGATCGAGTCAAATTATGGGCTACAATGAACGAACCAATTTCAATAAGCATCAACGGGTACAGCACTTCTACTTTTCCACCTGGAAGATGTTCGAGTTACGTCCCGAATTGCACCGCCGCCGGTAACTCCGCTACTGAACCTTACATTGTCGGCCATAACTTGCTTCTTGCTCATGGCGCCGCTGTCAAAGTATACAAGGACAAGTACCAG CCATATCAAAAGGGAAAAATTGGGGTCACAACATATAGCACTTGGATGGAGCCAAAATACAACACATCTTCTAGCCGCGAGGCCACCTCTAGATATATTGACTTTGTGTTTGGATG GTTCGTCCATCCGGTTATATTTGGTGACTATCCCGAGAGAATAAAGTCTGTATTGGGGAATCGACTACCAAAATTCACTGAAGCTCAATCCAAGTTGGTAAAAGGGTCCCTTGATTTTCTTGGTATAAGCTATTATTCCGCAGGTTATGCAGAAAACCTTGCCTCAGCAAACGGTGTCAACGTCACTTTTTGGACTGATGTGCATGCCAAAACCACTAGT ATACATCCTATACTGTGCACCCATGACATGATGGATATTGTTGACGGTTCAGAACCGCGCCCTTTAAAAAAGATCATAGATGTTGAAGGCAAGGAAATTCCTAATCCAGA AGGCCCTCCTCTAGGCCACTCTCCTTTCACCAATCAACAGTATAGTCGTGGGTCTGCTTTACACAACCAGGGGAATCAATCTCTCAACAGGCAATATAACCAAGGTCCTCTGCAGCAAGCTAGTAATTTCCTTCATGGCTCAAGAGCATCATGCCAGATTTGTGGTAGGACTAACCACTTGGCCATTGATTGCTATCATCAGATGAATTATGCCTTTCAAGGAAAGAATCCACCCACACAACTAGCAGCTATGGTTGCTCACACCAACTttaccaatgaagaacaacaatgGCTGACAGACAGTAGAGCTAATGCTCCCATTACCAATCAGTTAGAGAACCTGCAGATTCAACAACCCTTCCAACAGACAGAGAAGGTGGCAATAGGCAAAGGGACTGGTCTCCAAATTGAAACACTGGCTGAACTCTAA
- the LOC132173748 gene encoding beta-glucosidase 17-like, with protein sequence HFNRTSFPTDFIFGTASAAYMIEGATNIDGRGPSTWDTFIKNHPEKIADSPDAKNADVACDFYHRYKEDVQLLKTIGVDSFKFSISWSRVLPKGKVSGGVNSQGVKFYNDLINELLSNGIKPLVFLMHNDPPQALEDEYDGPLSTNFVNDFQDYADFCFKTFGDRVKLWATMNEPISISINGYSTSTFPPGRCSSYVPNCTAAGNSATEPYIVGHNLLLAHGAAVKVYKDKYQPYQKGKIGVTTYSTWMEPKYNTSSSREATSRYIDFVFGWFVHPVIFGDYPERIKSVLGNRLPKFTEAQSKLVKGSLDFLGISYYSAGYAENLASANGVNVTFWTDVHAKTTSIHPILCTHDMMDIVDGSEPRPLKKIIDVEGKEIPNPKGPPLGHSPFTNQPYSRGSALHNQGNQSLNRQYNQGPLQQASNFLHGSRASCQICGRTNHLAIDCYHQMNYAFQGKNPPTQLAAMVAHTNFTNEEQQWLTDSRANAPITNQLENLQIQQPFQQTEKVAIGKGTGLQIETLAEL encoded by the exons CATTTCAATCGGACCAGTTTTCCTACTGATTTTATATTTGGAACAGCTTCAGCTGCTTACatg ATTGAAGGAGCAACAAATATCGATGGCAGGGGACCTAGTACATGGGATACTTTCATCAAGAATCatccag AAAAAATTGCGGATAGTCCTGATGCTAAAAATGCAGATGTAGCCTGTGACTTTTATCATCGATATAAG GAGGACGTACAACTGTTGAAAACGATTGGAGTTGACTCATTCAAATTTTCTATCTCATGGAGCAGAGTATTACCGA AGGGCAAAGTAAGCGGGGGAGTGAACTCACAAGGTGTCAAATTCTACAATGACCTCATCAACGAGCTCTTGTCCAATG GTATCAAGCCCTTAGTGTTTCTCATGCACAATGATCCTCCTCAAGCACTTGAAGATGAATATGATGGACCTTTAAGTACCAACTTTGT GAATGATTTTCAAGATTATGCGGATTTTTGCTTCAAAACTTTTGGTGATCGAGTCAAATTATGGGCTACAATGAACGAACCAATTTCAATAAGCATCAACGGGTACAGCACTTCTACTTTTCCACCTGGAAGATGTTCGAGTTACGTCCCGAATTGCACCGCCGCCGGTAACTCCGCTACTGAACCTTACATTGTCGGCCATAACTTGCTTCTTGCTCATGGCGCCGCTGTCAAAGTATACAAGGACAAGTACCAG CCATATCAAAAGGGAAAAATTGGGGTCACAACATATAGCACTTGGATGGAGCCAAAATACAACACATCTTCTAGCCGCGAGGCCACCTCTAGATATATTGACTTTGTGTTTGGATG GTTCGTCCATCCGGTTATATTTGGTGACTATCCCGAGAGAATAAAGTCTGTATTGGGGAATCGACTACCAAAATTCACTGAAGCTCAATCCAAGTTGGTAAAAGGGTCCCTTGATTTTCTTGGTATAAGCTATTATTCCGCAGGTTATGCAGAAAACCTTGCCTCAGCAAACGGTGTCAACGTCACTTTTTGGACTGATGTGCATGCCAAAACCACTAGT ATACATCCTATACTGTGCACCCATGACATGATGGATATTGTTGACGGTTCAGAACCGCGCCCTTTAAAAAAGATCATAGATGTTGAAGGCAAGGAAATTCCTAATCCAAA AGGCCCTCCTCTAGGCCACTCTCCTTTCACCAATCAACCGTATAGTCGTGGGTCTGCTTTACACAACCAGGGGAATCAGTCTCTCAACAGGCAATATAACCAAGGTCCTCTGCAGCAAGCTAGTAATTTCCTTCATGGCTCAAGAGCATCATGCCAGATTTGTGGTAGGACTAACCACTTGGCCATTGATTGCTATCATCAGATGAATTATGCCTTTCAAGGAAAGAATCCACCCACACAACTAGCAGCTATGGTTGCTCACACCAACTttaccaatgaagaacaacaatgGCTGACAGACAGTAGAGCTAATGCTCCCATTACCAATCAGTTAGAGAACCTGCAAATTCAACAACCCTTCCAACAGACAGAGAAGGTGGCAATAGGCAAAGGGACTGGTCTCCAAATTGAAACACTGGCTGAACTCTAA
- the LOC132173740 gene encoding beta-glucosidase 17-like, with product MALASKCFVSAKPSNDSIHFNRTSFPSDFIFGTASAAYMIEGATNIDGRGPSTWDTFIKNHPEKIADSPDAKNADVACDFYHRYKEDVQLLKTIGVDSFKFSISWSRVLPKGKVSRGVNSQGVKFYNDLINELLSNGIKPLVFLMHFDPPQALEDDYDGPLSTNFVNDFQDYADFCFKTFGDRVKLWATMNQPISISVNGYSTSTFPPGRCSSYVPNCTAAGNSATEPYIVGHNLLLAHGAAVKLYKDKYQPYQKGKIGVAAYSTWMEPKYNTSSSREAASRYMDFLFGWFVNPVIFGDYPEGIKSVLGNRLPKFTEAQSKLVKGSLDFLGISYYSAGYAETLPSANGVNVTFWTDVHANITNTGFIQPEGLRKLLLYIKEKYNNPVVYITENGIGDPDIIDITNDSGRIEYYYLHLLALTKAIK from the exons ATGGCCTTGGCCTCCAAGTGTTTTGTTAGTGCAAAACCGAGTAATGATTCGATACATTTCAATCGGACCAGTTTTCCTTCTGATTTTATATTTGGAACAGCTTCAGCCGCTTACatg ATTGAAGGAGCAACAAATATCGATGGCAGGGGACCTAGTACATGGGATACTTTCATCAAAAATCATCCAG AAAAAATTGCGGATAGTCCTGATGCTAAAAATGCAGATGTAGCCTGCGACTTTTATCATCGGTATAAG GAGGACGTACAACTGTTGAAAACGATTGGAGTTGACTCATTCAAATTTTCTATCTCATGGAGCAGAGTATTACCAA AGGGCAAAGTAAGCAGGGGAGTGAACTCACAAGGTGTCAAATTCTACAATGACCTCATCAACGAGCTCTTGTCCAATG GTATCAAGCCCTTAGTGTTTCTCATGCACTTTGATCCTCCTCAAGCACTTGAAGATGATTATGATGGACCCTTAAGTACCAACTTTGT GAATGATTTTCAAGATTATGCGGATTTTTGCTTCAAAACTTTTGGTGATCGAGTCAAGTTATGGGCTACAATGAACCAACCAATTTCAATAAGCGTCAATGGGTACAGCACTTCTACTTTTCCACCTGGAAGATGTTCAAGTTACGTCCCAAATTGCACCGCCGCCGGTAACTCCGCCACTGAACCTTACATTGTCGGTCATAACTTGCTTCTTGCTCATGGAGCCGCCGTGAAATTATACAAGGACAAGTATCAG CCATATCAAAAGGGAAAAATTGGGGTCGCAGCATATAGCACTTGGATGGAGCCAAAATACAACACATCTTCTAGCCGCGAGGCCGCCTCTAGATATATGGACTTTTTGTTTGGATG GTTCGTCAATCCGGTTATATTTGGTGACTATCCTGAGGGAATAAAGTCTGTATTGGGGAATCGACTGCCAAAATTCACTGAAGCTCAATCCAAATTGGTAAAAGGGTCCCTTGATTTTCTTGGTATAAGCTATTATTCTGCAGGTTACGCAGAAACCCTTCCCTCAGCAAACGGTGTCAACGTCACTTTTTGGACTGATGTTCATGCCAATATCACTAAT ACGGGGTTCATCCAACCGGAGGGATTACGAAAGCTTCTTCtatacataaaagaaaaatacaacaatCCCGTTGTGTACATAACAGAGAACG gaatcGGTGATCCAGATATTATAGATATCACTAATGATAGTGGGAGGATCGAATACTATTACCTGCATTTATTAGCTCTTACAAAAGCTATCAAGTGA